A region of Haloplanus sp. XH21 DNA encodes the following proteins:
- a CDS encoding glutaredoxin family protein has product MSTTDPPITLYRLQACPYCERVVRVLQDLGLEYTSRFVEPMHAERNVVKRVAGSRPVPAIVDDRTGVTMSESANIVEYLESTYGEGLVEAGGDA; this is encoded by the coding sequence ATGTCGACCACCGACCCACCGATCACCCTGTATCGGCTGCAGGCCTGTCCCTACTGTGAACGCGTCGTTCGGGTGCTGCAGGACCTCGGCCTCGAGTACACCTCGCGGTTCGTCGAGCCGATGCACGCCGAGCGCAACGTGGTCAAGCGGGTCGCTGGATCCCGTCCCGTTCCCGCCATCGTCGACGACCGGACCGGCGTCACCATGTCCGAGTCAGCCAACATCGTCGAATATCTCGAATCTACCTACGGCGAGGGTCTCGTCGAGGCCGGAGGTGACGCCTGA
- a CDS encoding hemolysin family protein, with the protein MGLSPASAAGAGAVAQITDSVPLTDTTVTIAGMLAILVLIALSAFFSSSEIAMFSLARHRVDSMVEEGVPQAKDVKDLKADPHRLLITILVGNNIVNIAMSSIATGLFALYLSQGQAVLAATFGITTLVLLFGESAPKSYAVEHTESWALRIARPLKYSELALMPLVIVFDYLTRVINRVTGGRSAIETTYVTRDEIQNMIQTGEREGVIEEEEREMLQRIFRFNRTIAKEVMTPRLDMTAVPKDAAIDEAIETCVQSDHERIPVYEGNLDNIIGIVTLRDLVRQKHYGERDIDLTDVVQPTLHVPESKNVDELLEEIQENRMRMVIVIDEFGTTEGLITLEDMVEEIVGDILEGDEEEPFEFVNDDEVIVRGEVNIDEVNEMLDLDLPEGEEFETLAGFIFNRAGRLVEEGEEIDYDGITIRIEQVDNTRIMSARLTIHDAGDSEEPAEETEAEAEG; encoded by the coding sequence ATGGGTTTGTCGCCAGCGAGCGCCGCCGGAGCGGGAGCCGTGGCGCAGATCACCGATTCCGTGCCGCTCACGGATACGACCGTCACCATCGCGGGAATGCTAGCGATACTCGTGTTGATCGCACTATCGGCGTTTTTCTCGTCGTCCGAAATCGCGATGTTTTCGCTGGCTCGCCACCGCGTCGACTCGATGGTCGAGGAGGGCGTCCCGCAAGCGAAAGACGTGAAGGATCTGAAAGCCGACCCCCACCGCCTGCTCATCACGATCCTCGTCGGCAACAACATCGTCAACATCGCGATGTCCTCGATTGCGACGGGGCTCTTTGCCCTCTATCTCTCGCAGGGGCAGGCCGTGCTCGCGGCGACGTTCGGCATCACCACCCTCGTCTTGCTGTTCGGCGAGAGCGCGCCCAAATCCTACGCGGTCGAACACACCGAGTCGTGGGCGCTCCGCATCGCCCGCCCGCTCAAGTATTCGGAGCTGGCGCTCATGCCGCTGGTCATCGTCTTCGACTACCTCACCCGCGTTATCAACCGCGTGACTGGCGGCCGGTCGGCCATCGAGACGACCTACGTCACCCGCGACGAGATCCAGAACATGATCCAGACCGGGGAGCGCGAGGGCGTCATCGAGGAGGAGGAGCGGGAGATGCTCCAGCGCATCTTCCGGTTCAACCGCACCATCGCCAAGGAGGTGATGACGCCGCGTCTCGATATGACGGCCGTCCCGAAAGACGCCGCCATCGACGAGGCCATCGAGACCTGCGTTCAGAGCGACCACGAACGCATCCCCGTCTACGAGGGCAATCTCGACAACATCATCGGCATCGTCACGCTCCGTGACCTGGTTCGACAGAAGCATTACGGCGAGAGGGACATCGACCTGACCGACGTGGTCCAGCCGACGCTACACGTCCCCGAGTCGAAAAACGTCGACGAACTGCTCGAAGAGATCCAGGAAAACCGGATGCGGATGGTCATCGTCATCGACGAGTTCGGCACCACGGAGGGCCTCATCACGCTGGAGGACATGGTCGAGGAGATCGTCGGCGACATCCTCGAGGGCGACGAAGAAGAGCCGTTCGAGTTCGTCAACGACGACGAGGTCATCGTCCGGGGCGAGGTCAACATCGACGAGGTCAACGAGATGCTGGATCTCGACCTCCCGGAAGGGGAGGAGTTCGAGACGCTCGCGGGCTTCATCTTCAACCGCGCCGGCCGCCTCGTCGAGGAGGGCGAAGAGATCGACTACGACGGCATCACCATCCGCATCGAGCAGGTGGACAACACCCGGATCATGAGCGCTCGGCTCACGATCCACGACGCCGGGGACAGCGAGGAGCCAGCGGAGGAGACGGAAGCCGAGGCCGAGGGGTAG
- a CDS encoding inorganic phosphate transporter: protein MVATGTLLTFVVAALASLFMAWAIGAGSSGSTPFAAAVGANAISVMRAGFIVGLLGFAGAVLQGANVTEAVGTELIAGGVSLSATAAIVGLLTAAILVAIGVFTGYPIATAFTVTGAIVGVGLALGGDPAWAKYRQIATLWVLTPFVGGGVAYATARLLRSPSVPERYAISALGGLVGALVATIDFALLGPPGEGGSVASTFAPGVPGGILTVTLGCALLSAGVLFRGLATDPEAAQRRFLLVLGGLVAFSAGGSQVGLAIGPLVPLLDDFQIPLIAVLAGGGFGLLLGSWTGAPRMIKALAQDYSSLGPRRSIAALIPSFAIAQAAVAFGIPVSFNEIVVSAIIGSGYAAGGGGVSRRKMIYTVLAWAGSLLLAFALSFGVFTAIEML, encoded by the coding sequence ATGGTCGCTACCGGAACGCTGCTGACGTTCGTCGTCGCCGCTCTCGCGAGTCTCTTCATGGCGTGGGCCATCGGTGCTGGCTCGTCGGGATCGACGCCCTTCGCCGCCGCCGTCGGCGCCAACGCCATCTCCGTGATGCGCGCGGGCTTCATCGTCGGCCTGCTCGGCTTCGCCGGCGCCGTCCTGCAGGGCGCGAACGTCACCGAAGCGGTGGGTACGGAACTCATCGCCGGCGGTGTCTCCCTGTCGGCGACGGCCGCCATCGTCGGCCTGCTCACCGCCGCCATCCTCGTCGCTATCGGCGTCTTCACCGGCTATCCCATCGCGACCGCCTTCACCGTCACCGGGGCTATCGTCGGCGTCGGCCTCGCGCTCGGCGGCGACCCCGCGTGGGCGAAATACCGCCAGATTGCGACGCTCTGGGTGTTGACTCCCTTCGTCGGCGGCGGCGTCGCGTACGCGACGGCCCGACTCCTCCGCTCGCCGTCGGTCCCCGAGCGCTACGCCATCTCCGCCCTCGGCGGCCTCGTCGGCGCACTCGTCGCCACCATCGATTTCGCCCTTCTCGGCCCACCGGGCGAGGGTGGGTCGGTCGCCAGCACGTTCGCACCCGGCGTTCCCGGCGGGATACTCACCGTCACGCTCGGCTGTGCGCTTCTCTCGGCGGGCGTCCTGTTTCGCGGGCTCGCCACCGATCCCGAGGCGGCCCAGCGCCGCTTTCTCCTCGTCCTCGGGGGGCTGGTCGCCTTCTCGGCCGGCGGGAGTCAGGTCGGCCTCGCCATCGGCCCGCTCGTCCCTCTGCTCGATGACTTCCAGATCCCGTTGATCGCCGTGCTCGCGGGCGGTGGCTTCGGCCTCCTGCTCGGGTCGTGGACCGGTGCCCCCCGGATGATTAAAGCGCTCGCGCAGGACTACTCCTCGCTCGGCCCCCGGCGATCGATCGCGGCGCTCATCCCCTCCTTCGCTATCGCGCAGGCCGCCGTCGCCTTCGGTATCCCCGTCTCGTTCAACGAAATCGTCGTCTCAGCGATCATCGGTTCGGGGTACGCCGCCGGCGGTGGCGGGGTGAGCCGTCGGAAAATGATCTACACCGTCCTCGCGTGGGCCGGTTCGCTGCTGCTCGCGTTCGCGCTCTCGTTCGGCGTGTTCACCGCGATCGAGATGCTGTAA
- a CDS encoding metallophosphoesterase: MLVICSDTHGTDGPRLTGRTRTAVDAADLVVHAGDFTTEAVLDAFRDRTERLVAVHGNADTPAVQERLPSAASTAYADAPIAVTHTERGGTTALSLFGRQRGAALVVFGHTHRPTVVDDAGPMLLNPGSYADPRRHRPAHAELWRAADDAPPDGVEAMDAETGLAGVLRTPDGDVLDRFHVPPSG, from the coding sequence ATGCTCGTCATCTGCTCCGATACGCACGGCACCGACGGCCCGCGCCTGACCGGCCGGACGCGCACGGCCGTCGACGCGGCCGACCTCGTCGTCCACGCCGGCGACTTCACCACCGAAGCCGTCCTCGACGCCTTCCGCGACCGGACGGAGCGCCTGGTCGCCGTCCACGGCAACGCGGACACCCCGGCCGTCCAGGAACGGCTGCCGTCGGCCGCGTCGACCGCCTACGCCGACGCACCCATCGCGGTTACCCACACGGAACGCGGCGGCACGACCGCGCTCTCCCTGTTCGGCCGCCAGCGCGGCGCCGCGCTCGTCGTCTTCGGGCACACGCATCGGCCGACCGTCGTCGACGACGCGGGGCCGATGCTGCTCAATCCGGGGAGTTACGCCGATCCGCGGAGACACCGGCCGGCCCACGCCGAACTCTGGCGGGCCGCGGACGACGCGCCGCCTGACGGCGTCGAGGCGATGGACGCGGAGACGGGACTCGCGGGCGTGCTTCGGACGCCCGACGGCGACGTACTCGACCGGTTTCACGTGCCTCCGTCTGGATGA
- a CDS encoding cation diffusion facilitator family transporter has product MAGSKSVVLAALVANGTIAVLKFGAFLLTGSPSMLSETYHSISDTGNQVFLLIGIRYSEKQASRGHPFGYGKAQFFYSFLVSVLLFGIAGWESLKHGYGAIVNGHSAAPGTVTVASVTFDAVYVSVVVLLGAIVFETYAFVKANAELRRQMEKYGWTDLVTAFRSTSDVTTLTAFTEDAIALGGAVLALVGIVLTRITGNYIYDAVSAALIGIMLMGFALALAWENKRLLLGESAPNGLESDFESIIREHPGVAGVDQFRTMFVGPGELLVAADVSFEANLDTADLNDDIDRIEAKLRDHDDRVRFVYVEPEL; this is encoded by the coding sequence ATGGCAGGCAGCAAGTCGGTCGTCCTAGCCGCACTCGTCGCGAACGGCACCATCGCCGTCCTGAAGTTCGGGGCGTTTCTGCTCACCGGGAGTCCCTCGATGCTGTCCGAGACGTATCACTCCATCTCCGACACCGGCAACCAGGTGTTCCTGTTGATCGGGATCCGGTACAGCGAGAAGCAAGCGAGTCGCGGTCATCCGTTCGGCTACGGCAAGGCCCAGTTTTTCTACAGCTTCCTGGTCTCCGTCCTGCTGTTCGGCATCGCCGGCTGGGAGAGCCTGAAACACGGCTACGGCGCCATCGTCAACGGGCATTCGGCCGCGCCAGGCACCGTGACCGTGGCGAGCGTGACGTTCGACGCGGTGTACGTGAGCGTCGTCGTCCTGCTGGGCGCCATCGTGTTCGAGACGTACGCCTTCGTGAAGGCCAACGCCGAACTCCGACGGCAGATGGAGAAGTACGGCTGGACGGATCTGGTGACGGCGTTCCGGTCGACCAGCGACGTGACGACGCTGACGGCGTTCACCGAGGACGCCATCGCCCTCGGCGGCGCGGTCCTGGCGCTGGTCGGCATCGTCCTGACGCGCATCACCGGGAACTACATCTACGACGCCGTCTCCGCCGCGTTGATCGGCATCATGCTCATGGGCTTCGCCCTGGCGCTGGCCTGGGAGAACAAACGGCTCCTGCTCGGGGAGAGCGCGCCGAACGGGCTGGAGTCCGACTTCGAGTCGATCATCCGGGAACATCCGGGTGTCGCCGGCGTCGACCAGTTCCGGACGATGTTCGTCGGTCCCGGTGAACTCCTCGTCGCCGCCGACGTGAGTTTCGAAGCGAACCTCGATACGGCCGACCTGAACGACGATATCGACCGCATCGAGGCGAAACTCCGGGACCACGACGACCGGGTGCGGTTCGTCTACGTCGAACCCGAACTCTGA
- a CDS encoding aminopeptidase → MDPRIRTHAETIVDHSTRIESGDDVVISMPAVADDLAVALHELVGERGANPVYLHNSDRATRAYLRASDEDAFETPDHQLALYEAADVFIIARGGPNVSEQSDVTPDTNAAYRRAMRPVLDERLGKRWCLTQFPSSGHAQLAGMSTEAYQEFVWDAVTLDWDAQRDHQAQMVEILDGADEVRIESGEETDVTMSVTGNPTLNDYGEHNLPGGEVFTAPVKESVKGRVHFDLPLYRKGKEIEGARLEFEDGKVVDHAAERNEDVLTGILNTDEGARYLGELGIGMNRSIDQFTYNMLFDEKMGDTVHMAVGNAYADTVDEENERNESAEHVDMIVDMSEDSVIEVDGDVVQRNGTFVFEDGF, encoded by the coding sequence ATGGATCCGCGCATTCGCACGCACGCAGAGACCATCGTCGACCACTCGACGCGCATCGAGTCGGGCGATGACGTCGTCATCAGTATGCCGGCCGTCGCCGACGATCTGGCGGTGGCGCTCCACGAACTCGTCGGTGAGCGGGGCGCGAACCCGGTGTACCTGCACAACTCCGACCGGGCGACGCGGGCGTATCTCCGCGCGAGCGACGAGGACGCCTTCGAGACGCCCGACCACCAGCTCGCGCTCTACGAGGCGGCGGACGTGTTCATCATCGCCCGCGGCGGGCCGAACGTCTCCGAACAGAGCGACGTGACGCCCGACACCAACGCGGCCTATCGGCGGGCGATGCGCCCCGTCCTCGACGAGCGCCTGGGCAAGCGCTGGTGTCTCACGCAGTTCCCCTCCTCGGGCCACGCCCAACTCGCGGGGATGAGCACCGAGGCCTACCAGGAGTTCGTCTGGGACGCCGTCACGCTCGACTGGGACGCCCAGCGCGACCACCAGGCCCAGATGGTCGAGATTCTGGACGGCGCCGACGAAGTGCGGATCGAAAGCGGCGAGGAGACGGACGTGACGATGTCCGTCACGGGCAACCCGACGCTCAACGACTACGGCGAGCACAACCTGCCCGGCGGCGAGGTGTTCACCGCGCCCGTCAAGGAGTCGGTGAAGGGGCGCGTCCACTTCGATCTGCCCCTGTACCGAAAAGGGAAGGAAATCGAGGGCGCACGCCTCGAATTCGAGGACGGAAAGGTCGTCGACCACGCCGCCGAGCGCAACGAGGACGTGCTCACGGGCATCCTGAACACCGACGAGGGCGCGCGCTATCTCGGCGAACTCGGCATCGGGATGAACCGCTCTATCGACCAGTTCACGTACAACATGCTGTTCGACGAGAAGATGGGCGATACGGTCCACATGGCGGTGGGCAACGCCTACGCCGACACCGTGGACGAGGAGAACGAACGCAACGAGAGCGCCGAACACGTCGACATGATCGTCGACATGTCCGAGGACTCCGTCATCGAGGTGGACGGGGACGTGGTCCAGCGCAACGGGACGTTCGTGTTCGAAGACGGGTTCTGA
- a CDS encoding L-lactate MFS transporter — MATPNAEKNRWLIAASAMSLHLSIGSVYAYSVYQRPLQETQGWSIADVSLAFTVAIFTLGMATAALGRYVERYGPRRSGLGAAVLFAGGTVLAGVAVQVGSYVGFVATYGVVAGVGLGLGYISPVSTLVKWFPDRRGLATGLAVMGFGAGAPVTGPVANVLIETTDIPTTFYVLGSGYFVAMAAGASYLEKPPEEWVPAGVSADEVVETDSHGVIVASDLEQRTASEAIRTPQFYLVWLIVFLNITAGIMLLSVASNMTQAITGASAATAAAVVGLIGVFNGAGRIVWSSLSDYLGRTATYAVFFALQILAFLALPNLRTVPLFAGAMFLIITCYGGGFACLPAYLADLFGTQELGAIHGYTLTAWSMAGVAGPTLVARIVELTGSYELAFYVVAGALGVGLVCVGLLRWRVTVVRQAQLQGTPHEATRWE; from the coding sequence ATGGCCACGCCGAACGCAGAGAAGAACCGATGGCTCATCGCGGCGTCGGCGATGTCGCTCCATCTCTCCATCGGGTCGGTGTACGCCTACAGCGTCTACCAGCGGCCGCTCCAAGAGACACAGGGATGGAGCATCGCCGACGTGTCGCTGGCGTTCACCGTCGCCATCTTCACCCTGGGGATGGCGACGGCGGCGCTCGGTCGGTACGTGGAGCGATACGGCCCGCGGCGATCGGGGCTCGGCGCGGCGGTGCTGTTCGCAGGCGGGACGGTCCTCGCCGGCGTCGCGGTGCAGGTCGGGAGCTACGTCGGCTTCGTGGCGACGTACGGCGTCGTCGCGGGCGTCGGTCTCGGCCTCGGCTACATCAGCCCCGTGTCGACGCTCGTGAAGTGGTTTCCCGACCGGCGCGGTCTGGCGACCGGACTTGCGGTGATGGGGTTCGGTGCGGGGGCGCCGGTGACCGGTCCCGTGGCGAACGTCCTCATCGAGACGACGGACATCCCGACGACGTTCTACGTCCTCGGCAGCGGCTACTTCGTGGCGATGGCGGCGGGGGCGAGCTATCTTGAGAAGCCGCCGGAGGAGTGGGTGCCCGCGGGCGTGTCGGCAGACGAGGTCGTGGAGACCGACAGCCACGGCGTCATCGTCGCGTCGGACCTCGAACAGCGGACGGCGAGCGAGGCCATCCGGACGCCGCAGTTCTACCTCGTCTGGCTCATCGTCTTTCTCAACATCACCGCGGGCATCATGCTCCTCTCGGTGGCGTCGAACATGACACAGGCGATCACGGGCGCGAGTGCGGCGACCGCCGCGGCCGTCGTTGGCCTGATCGGCGTGTTCAACGGTGCGGGGCGGATCGTCTGGTCCAGCCTCTCGGATTATCTCGGCCGGACGGCGACCTACGCCGTGTTTTTCGCCCTGCAGATCCTCGCCTTTCTGGCGTTGCCGAACCTCCGGACCGTCCCCCTGTTCGCGGGCGCGATGTTTCTCATCATCACCTGCTACGGCGGCGGCTTCGCCTGCCTGCCGGCGTATCTCGCCGACCTGTTCGGCACGCAGGAGCTGGGGGCGATCCACGGCTACACGCTCACGGCGTGGTCGATGGCCGGCGTCGCTGGCCCGACGCTCGTCGCGCGCATCGTGGAGCTGACGGGGTCGTACGAGCTCGCGTTCTACGTCGTCGCCGGCGCGCTGGGTGTGGGGCTCGTCTGCGTGGGGCTGCTCCGCTGGCGCGTCACCGTCGTTCGACAGGCACAGCTCCAGGGGACGCCACACGAGGCGACCCGATGGGAGTAG
- the lrp gene encoding HTH-type transcriptional regulator Lrp produces the protein MTYENLDAKLINALLGDGRASLRSLAEELDVSVTTVSNHLRDLEDEGVIEGYTPRVNYDALGYDVTAILQLKVEGSALPDVTERLQNQKQMVSVYEVTGDYDVIAIGKFLNTDGMNEQIKTLLTDADIRESNTSVVLNAAVENKQFDLDVDDE, from the coding sequence ATGACGTACGAAAATCTCGACGCCAAGCTCATCAACGCACTACTCGGCGACGGCCGTGCGAGCCTGCGGAGCCTGGCCGAAGAACTCGACGTCTCGGTTACGACCGTCTCGAACCACCTGCGAGACCTGGAAGACGAGGGCGTGATCGAGGGGTACACGCCACGCGTGAACTACGACGCCCTCGGCTACGACGTCACCGCCATCCTGCAGTTGAAGGTGGAGGGAAGCGCGCTGCCCGATGTCACCGAACGGCTCCAGAACCAGAAACAGATGGTGAGCGTCTACGAGGTCACCGGCGACTACGACGTGATTGCCATCGGCAAGTTCCTCAACACCGACGGCATGAACGAGCAGATCAAGACCCTGCTCACCGACGCCGACATCCGCGAATCCAACACCAGCGTCGTCCTCAACGCCGCCGTCGAGAACAAGCAGTTCGACCTCGACGTCGACGACGAGTAA
- the glnA gene encoding type I glutamate--ammonia ligase, giving the protein MTDENAVTDGGLTAEEQDVLDEIDEENVDFLRLQFTDILGTVKNVSVPASQAEKAFEEGIYFDGSSIDGFVRIQESDMRLDPDPSTFAVLPWRDAEEGATARLICDVINTSTGEPFSGDPRGVLKNAIDRANEMGYNVNMAPEPEFFLFEEDEDGRATTTTNDAGGYFDLAPKDLASDVRRDIIYGLESMGFDIEASHHEVAQGQHEINFTYDDALSTADNVATFRAVVRAIAAEHDLHATFMPKPIARINGSGMHTHMSLFTEDGKNAFHDGDDEFNLSGTAKQFLAGILDHAPAITAVADPTVNSYKRLVPGYEAPVYVAWSDRNRSALIRKPAARTPAASRIELRSPDPSCNPYLAFAAMIHAGLDGIERGLDCPDPVRENIYEFDEEKREEYGITTLPSNLGEAVDALEEDEVIQDALGDHVTEKFVEAKSQEFGEYIVEVSDWEVDRYLEKF; this is encoded by the coding sequence ATGACGGACGAAAATGCGGTCACTGACGGCGGTTTGACGGCGGAAGAACAGGACGTGTTAGACGAAATCGATGAGGAGAACGTGGACTTCCTCCGACTTCAGTTCACCGACATCCTCGGCACCGTGAAGAACGTCTCCGTTCCGGCGAGCCAAGCGGAGAAGGCGTTCGAGGAGGGTATCTACTTCGACGGTTCCTCGATCGACGGCTTCGTCCGCATCCAGGAGTCCGACATGCGCCTCGATCCCGACCCGTCGACGTTCGCCGTCCTCCCGTGGCGAGACGCCGAGGAAGGGGCGACCGCGCGCCTCATCTGTGACGTGATCAACACGTCGACCGGCGAGCCGTTCTCGGGCGACCCGCGTGGCGTCCTCAAAAACGCCATCGATCGCGCGAACGAGATGGGCTACAACGTCAACATGGCGCCCGAGCCGGAGTTCTTCCTGTTCGAGGAAGACGAGGACGGCCGGGCGACGACGACGACCAACGACGCTGGCGGCTACTTCGACCTCGCGCCGAAGGACCTCGCCAGCGACGTCCGCCGTGACATCATCTACGGCCTGGAGAGCATGGGCTTCGACATCGAAGCCTCGCACCACGAGGTGGCTCAGGGTCAACACGAGATCAACTTCACGTACGACGACGCCCTGTCGACGGCCGACAACGTCGCCACCTTCCGCGCGGTCGTTCGCGCCATCGCGGCGGAACACGACCTCCACGCGACGTTCATGCCCAAGCCCATCGCGCGCATCAACGGCTCGGGGATGCACACCCACATGTCGCTGTTCACCGAGGACGGCAAGAACGCCTTCCACGACGGCGACGACGAGTTCAACCTGAGCGGCACGGCCAAGCAGTTCCTCGCGGGCATCCTCGACCACGCGCCCGCCATCACGGCCGTCGCCGACCCGACCGTGAACAGCTACAAGCGGCTGGTTCCGGGCTACGAGGCGCCGGTCTACGTCGCCTGGTCCGACCGCAACCGCTCGGCGCTCATCCGCAAGCCGGCCGCGCGCACGCCGGCCGCCTCGCGAATCGAACTCCGGTCGCCGGACCCGTCGTGTAACCCTTACCTCGCCTTCGCGGCCATGATCCACGCGGGTCTCGACGGCATCGAGCGCGGCCTCGACTGCCCCGACCCGGTCCGCGAGAACATCTACGAGTTCGACGAAGAGAAACGCGAGGAGTACGGCATCACGACGCTGCCGTCCAACCTCGGTGAGGCCGTCGACGCCCTCGAAGAGGACGAGGTCATCCAGGACGCGCTCGGCGACCACGTTACCGAGAAGTTCGTCGAGGCCAAGTCCCAGGAGTTCGGCGAGTACATCGTCGAGGTCTCCGACTGGGAAGTCGACCGCTACCTCGAGAAGTTCTAA
- a CDS encoding phosphatase PAP2 family protein: MSLLAHVRDMSRADPSLAADRGIGETAIAETAPDAVVDLFALVTRLGDPVTLLLVVVGGYLLADQLDVPPARMATALALALGAFALTLALKHAFVLPRPPGAAADGYGFPSGHALGATVVYGGLAALLASRRGRVAAAALIALVACSRVVIGVHYLVDVVAGTGVGIAYLAATLHAGAGWRPDDITAADARRAFAIAVGVSLVALSVAVVRDTVVASAAAVGGLLGWQFAADRIGDGLPSSRRRFAAALVVLPGVALVVGVVLEGGVSLPVAALLAGGIVALLLALPGLSASVSAKNV, encoded by the coding sequence ATGTCGCTGCTCGCGCACGTTCGAGACATGTCACGCGCCGACCCCTCGCTCGCCGCCGACCGCGGCATCGGTGAGACGGCGATTGCGGAGACGGCGCCCGACGCCGTCGTCGACCTGTTCGCGCTCGTCACGCGCCTCGGCGACCCCGTGACGCTCTTGCTCGTCGTCGTCGGTGGGTATCTGCTGGCCGATCAGCTCGATGTCCCTCCTGCGCGGATGGCGACCGCCCTCGCGCTCGCCCTCGGCGCGTTCGCGCTGACGCTCGCGCTCAAACACGCCTTCGTCCTTCCGCGCCCGCCCGGCGCCGCCGCCGACGGCTACGGCTTCCCCAGCGGGCACGCCCTCGGTGCGACCGTCGTCTACGGCGGCCTCGCCGCGCTCCTCGCTAGCCGTCGGGGCCGCGTCGCCGCCGCCGCGCTGATCGCGCTCGTCGCCTGTTCCCGGGTCGTCATCGGCGTCCACTACCTCGTCGACGTGGTCGCCGGCACCGGCGTCGGCATCGCCTACCTCGCGGCGACACTCCACGCTGGCGCCGGCTGGCGCCCCGACGACATCACCGCCGCCGACGCCCGGCGCGCGTTCGCCATCGCCGTCGGCGTCAGCCTCGTCGCGTTGAGCGTCGCCGTCGTCCGGGATACCGTCGTCGCCAGCGCCGCTGCCGTCGGCGGGTTACTCGGCTGGCAGTTCGCCGCCGACCGCATCGGTGATGGACTCCCCTCCTCTCGACGGCGATTCGCCGCGGCGCTGGTGGTCCTGCCCGGTGTCGCGCTCGTCGTCGGCGTCGTCCTCGAGGGTGGCGTCTCCCTGCCGGTGGCGGCGCTGCTGGCGGGCGGTATCGTCGCGCTCCTGCTCGCGCTCCCGGGACTGTCGGCGTCAGTGTCGGCGAAAAACGTGTGA
- a CDS encoding YihY/virulence factor BrkB family protein, whose product MSARLQGWLAVARSVAREVRARDVTLLAASIAYYAFVSLLPSLVLTMVVATAVGGPALRTALLAFASQSLLPVGEGLVGTALENTTGQGGVTLVGLAILLWGTLKLFRGVDTAFARIYGAPSRGLLGSLRVGATVLVAVGVGAVSGLALVGAFALLRSPLIAGVAPVVFAGVLVIVLFPVYYLTPSASLAPREALPGAVLAGVGWTLLGTAFAVYAAAATTSGQFALYGVLGAVLLLVTWFYLAGLVLLVGATLNAVLAERHVSQDRQVQQPSGRDHVTTGMTGDDTRQGDAEPSPAPDIEDLDERIDAVRADLDAFESDIEERTVDRPELEAELKRYVRQRMRRGHARGWGPYLVLLYGTVMTLGAFYLLNDDLLAIVAMLVIFLSTLGLYTLFVLVGAGLSLLDIPGRALGAMRRFRR is encoded by the coding sequence GTGTCCGCTCGACTCCAGGGATGGCTCGCCGTCGCCCGGTCCGTCGCGCGCGAGGTACGGGCGCGGGATGTCACCTTGCTGGCCGCCAGCATCGCCTACTACGCCTTCGTCTCGCTCCTGCCCTCGCTCGTGTTGACGATGGTCGTCGCGACGGCCGTCGGCGGGCCGGCGCTCCGCACCGCACTCCTCGCGTTCGCGAGCCAGTCTCTCCTCCCCGTCGGCGAGGGACTCGTCGGAACGGCCCTCGAAAACACGACCGGCCAGGGTGGCGTCACCCTCGTCGGCCTCGCCATCCTGCTCTGGGGGACGCTCAAACTCTTCCGCGGCGTCGACACCGCGTTCGCCCGCATCTACGGCGCGCCGTCACGGGGGTTGCTCGGCAGTCTCCGCGTGGGCGCGACGGTTCTCGTGGCCGTCGGCGTCGGCGCCGTGTCCGGCCTCGCGCTCGTGGGCGCCTTCGCGCTCCTTCGGTCGCCACTGATCGCGGGCGTCGCGCCCGTCGTCTTCGCCGGCGTCCTCGTTATCGTCCTCTTCCCCGTGTACTATCTGACGCCGTCGGCGTCGCTCGCGCCGCGTGAGGCGCTCCCTGGCGCGGTCCTCGCGGGGGTCGGCTGGACGCTCCTCGGGACCGCCTTCGCCGTCTACGCCGCCGCGGCCACGACCAGCGGCCAGTTCGCGCTCTACGGCGTCCTCGGCGCGGTCCTGTTGCTCGTGACGTGGTTCTATCTCGCGGGACTGGTCTTGCTCGTGGGCGCGACGCTCAACGCCGTCCTCGCGGAGCGACACGTCAGCCAGGACCGGCAGGTACAACAGCCATCGGGACGAGACCACGTCACGACGGGAATGACCGGAGACGATACGCGACAGGGGGACGCCGAACCCTCGCCGGCGCCGGACATCGAGGACCTCGACGAACGGATCGACGCCGTCCGTGCCGACCTCGACGCCTTCGAATCCGACATCGAGGAGCGGACGGTCGACCGGCCGGAACTCGAAGCGGAGTTGAAGCGGTACGTCCGCCAGCGAATGCGGCGCGGACACGCCAGAGGCTGGGGACCGTATCTCGTGCTCCTCTACGGGACGGTCATGACGCTCGGCGCCTTCTACCTCCTCAACGACGACCTGCTCGCCATCGTCGCGATGCTCGTTATCTTCCTCTCGACGCTGGGGCTCTACACGCTCTTCGTGCTCGTCGGTGCCGGCCTCTCGCTGCTCGACATCCCCGGGCGCGCCCTCGGTGCGATGCGGCGCTTCCGGCGTTGA